Proteins co-encoded in one Petrotoga sp. 9PW.55.5.1 genomic window:
- a CDS encoding tyrosine-type recombinase/integrase, with amino-acid sequence MNETSYNNEINNDQINEYIDEFLSYLKFVKRRADSTIKEYQKVLNNYKKYVIKYGLNRTCFLKYLQEISNLSQRTIKLRIVVLKSFLNYLYENGEITGKNYWKDASTKIPSDVPKGLTEDQIKIFFSVIDDIFDRMFYSLLLNTGLRISEALSLKKESIVFNQNYAEIIVKGKGNKERYLKISKEYAEELLSFSENKEYIFSNNNDVPFSSRTMERRFKKYVIKVNEKIDQLKNKGYKNINYLNATPHALRHTCAKRLLNSGKNLEEVRYILGHTTISTTGIYVRSDNHTSLLDKI; translated from the coding sequence ATGAATGAAACATCGTATAATAATGAAATTAATAATGATCAAATAAATGAATATATAGACGAGTTCTTATCCTACCTGAAATTTGTAAAAAGACGTGCTGATTCAACTATAAAAGAATATCAAAAAGTTTTGAATAATTATAAAAAGTACGTAATAAAATATGGATTAAATAGAACCTGTTTTCTAAAATATTTACAAGAGATATCCAATCTCTCTCAAAGAACTATAAAACTTAGAATAGTAGTTTTAAAATCTTTTTTAAATTATCTGTATGAAAACGGAGAAATAACAGGAAAAAATTATTGGAAAGATGCGAGTACTAAAATTCCAAGCGATGTACCTAAAGGGCTAACCGAAGATCAAATAAAAATATTTTTCTCCGTTATCGATGATATTTTTGATAGGATGTTTTATTCTCTACTATTAAATACAGGATTAAGAATATCAGAAGCTTTATCTTTGAAAAAAGAAAGTATCGTTTTTAATCAAAATTACGCTGAAATTATAGTAAAAGGGAAAGGAAATAAAGAAAGGTATCTTAAAATTTCAAAAGAGTATGCAGAAGAACTATTATCTTTTTCTGAAAATAAGGAGTATATATTTTCCAATAACAATGATGTTCCTTTCTCTTCTCGAACTATGGAGCGTAGATTCAAAAAATATGTTATAAAAGTCAATGAAAAAATTGATCAATTGAAAAATAAAGGGTATAAAAATATAAATTATTTGAATGCCACCCCTCACGCGCTTAGGCACACTTGCGCTAAAAGGCTTCTTAACTCGGGGAAAAATCTAGAAGAGGTACGTTACATATTGGGACATACTACAATTTCTACTACTGGAATATATGTTAGATCTGACAATCATACTTCTCTATTAGATAAAATTTAA